ATACTAGTATTAATACtagtattatatatacaaaattttttataaaatttctacctCTGTTAGGATGAGGAATTATAGAGTTTCTATACTTAATACTAGTATTATAGAAACTCTATAATTTTTCATCCTAACAGAGgtcaaaattttgtaaaaatgttgTATATATAATACTAGAATTAAGTATAGAAACTCTATAATTCCTCATCCTAACAGaggtaaaaattttgtaaaaattttgtatatatatataatatatactttaATACTCTTTATTGTCGAATACTTCCATTACATCAACGCTGAAGATCTCTAGCCGTATTACAAAAAGGCTACGCTTCCTAATtgaggtaaagattttgtaaaaaagctGAACGAAGCGCATCCCCTAGTTATTGACCCCACGTGGAAGGAATTTAAGGAAAACGAGTACGAAAGTAGATATCTGCAGGTTTCGTTGAAAATTACACTTGGTAAGCAAAAGAGAAAATGCACGTGACGAGAGCCTCGGATCGAGCGAGTTGTTCGATGACCGTCAGACGGGTCAAATGACGATGATACCGGGCAAGGTCAGCGTTTACGCCGACGTCGCCCGGCCTGCACGCGAAATTTTTGCGTTCCGACGCCGGGAACCGAGCGAAACGCTCGTCGATGATAAATTATGCAAGTGGACGGGACGCAGTGGTCCTCGTCATTGGCCATGGGAACCCCCTGTCCCCTCCAGGAAGATCGTGCCGCTATTGGCGGCCAGCCAAAGGTCGTTTTTCGCGAACCGCGCGATAAACTTTCATCCCGGCGAGAGAGCATTGTCATCGCGAATTAGCGCGGCTTTTCAATTCTTCCAGCGGCTAGACTCCCATAGAATCGTTCGGCTCCTCCCCGCCCCTCCCGGCGAAATAGATCACGGGACGATTCCTTACTTCCGCCGCAGACCGCGGATATTTTACACCCGGAAGCGGAACGAGGGGTGGCGGATTCTGGTCTCCTAGCGAAAGGAATTTCAGGCTTGTTTACTTTTGAGAGGCACTAGGATCGATGGGGtcattaaccctttagcgctcGGACGTATCACATATGACACATTTAACCCTTTGAAAGTGTTTGAAAGTGGAACCAATTCGCGGTTTGCACCAGATCAGTACATGTTTATAGTAGTTTTATTCATTGAAGAAAGGTGGAcctaaaagataaaaaatataaaatttcagacCATTTCTAACGATAataacctgcatttgtttaaaataattccacaaaaattgtcaattttttttttaaactgaaataattttttcttgaaacttcaatgtcttctctataagcaccgtaaagctcatctccatccgtttactactttcgtagttataatgtattgaaaaaaagttagcacttaacttcaaacagctgtaaaatcgacatttttcaaaattttgaaaagtccTTTCAGGTGCGTTTAAGTATCACTAAATACTACAACATagtcaaatttcagcaatctaggAAAACTTACCCGAAATCTGTCCgggttcgcatggaatgtcccatgaataaaaaaactttttaattttcgactttctttgcattttacatgtttatcacagtacaagattatgcattttttaaatgcgtGGACTATAGTCGAAATCCGCATTGAATCGGGAATGTAGCGGCGTTCGATTATAGTCGAAAAACGCAGCGAAAAAGGTAAGGGTTAAATCTTGAGCGTATAATCCTGTAATCAGGATTACAGGAGCGCCATTAATTAACTTAATACTTTTGCTTAACACTCAAGCTTCAATTATCATGTTGCTACCACCTCCAATTCCCgcaatataaaaaaactttcatCCACCCCTACTGTATCAGTAAACGGTTCCCTGGAGCACAGAAAACGCGACAGATTTCCCAATCCCCGCTAACCGGGCGATCAGCGATCCCCCGGTGTATACCATCAATTCTGCAGGCCTGCAAGCAACCGGAGGAGCCAGATCCACTGCCGGACGTCCGCGGGCCGCAAGACCATCCGCGGGCTTCTGCCCCACCGAATTCCGCCGAAAGTCGACGTCGGTGACGCGCGGTGATGGATGCACCGGCATTTGCCAAAGTCGTCCGCGGCAGGGTCGCCTAGACGATAGCGACGGATCGCGGTAAAAAAGCCCTTCGGACTCGGCAGCAAGGACAAAGGGGTGGAGTGCGCGGGAGGCGGAGGGTGGTGGAAGGCGCGCGAGATACGAAAGACGTTGAGGGGTGggggcagagagaaagagaaatggGGGAAAAAGGAAAGAGGCGCGCGGAATTCAGAAGCGGAAAGGGGGATGAAAAGGGTGGTGGTGAAGAGGAGTGggcaagagagaaagagagagagagggagagagagagagtgggagggagggagaacGAGGATTAAATCTCAGGGTGAGTGGGTAGGATTGGATTTGGCAGAGGCGCCCTGTCGGTGGGTAGAATgtgcagagagggagagagagagaggtggaaagagagaaggaggaacgAGGGAGGCCAGAGACTTTGGTTGGTGTCCGAGTGGTGGTGGGGTTGCGGATGGGAAACGCACCGACCACGCCGGAGGGAGAGAGACGCGGGGAGAAGGAGACGTAAGTGACAGAATAGGCGGTGGTGTAGGTGAACTGGACAACCACCAGAACTCTCGGCGGTATTTAAGGGAGAGACGCGAGCGTAGCGCGCCAGTTACTACGGCCGATTGCATCCACGAGGTGTCCACCGGGCTGGACAACCCCGCTGGTTCACGCACGGAAAACGCGCCAGACCGACTTCCCAGCCACGTGGCCCCCGATTTCGCCGAGCAGCTCGCGTTCTTCGCTGCAACGTCTTCCTCCGCGCTCAACTGCGAGCCGTGTGCCGAACTGCGAGCCTCCGAGACCGATCCCAGCCCCACGTTCACCTGGAATCAGTGAACCAAGTCCCGTGCGAAGGGGACCGTGCAACCCCTCGGAACCCCTAAGAAGAGAGATCCCGAGGAGATTTTATTCCGTAGTTCGGGCCGACGAGATTTCTACCGCCGAACGATGCCCAAGTGCGAACGGACAGTGACGCGTCGAATATGAACGAATCCGCGTCCGCCGAACGGGTTCAACGTGGTTCACGGAGGTTCACGATTTATGGAAGACTCTGAACGCCCACGCGGAAGACACTTGCAGCGTTCCGCTGTCGCACCGTGCAGATGAGCGTGCTACGAAGGTATGCTCGCGTTTTCGATCCGGCAGGATGGTAGCTTTGATTCGAATCGATGAATGAATTGCTGAAACGATGTAGAGACGCAAGCTGGGTGGTATATCGAGTTAGATGGTGTTTGGGAGGTTTGCTCGTTGGAATcggttttttttctttaaaagtgAGTTAGAGCTTTCTGTTTTAATTGTACGCGTATATTGCTCGCGAAGGATTAAATTGgcaggcaaaaaaaaaaacacgattgTCGGAGATCCGGTTTAAAAGGCGATACGCGTCGCTCTTATCATCTTGTTTCCCTTGAATTGCCCGAGTGACGGCGCGTGAGGTGACTCCGACACGATAAGGTTTCTCGCGGAGAACTGCATGGAGCGTCATATTTGACATTGTGACATCACGATTATGTGTGTATACAGCTAATCGCTGCTTTGTACACCGCTAATCGCCGCTAATCGTGTATTATAAAAAGCAACAGTTACTAATCAAATTTCGGAGTTCAGAGTTCCGTTTCACGCTTTTATTCCCTCTGCCTCTGTTTAATATAAATAGCCGTTTTAGAAACTTATCGTATTTAATCGCTCTTTGAATGAATGTACGTTACTCGAGGCTCCAGAGGCAGCAAATATTCTTTCACGCGTTCATAATTCATTTAGTACTTGACTCTGTAAGCGTTGTATTATGCACATGTTGTATACTATGCGGATTCccgtttaaatataataataataataataataataataataataataataatgataacaataataataaccacCAATACATCCGCGCATTACAACTCCCTGCAAACACATACATACATCTACAAAAATCAATAATTATTGATACATGTAATACCGTCCGGAAATTCTTAAACGCACCATAACTCAATTACAGATATAAAGAAAGCACGCTTGACCGAGGTTCGTTTGCTTTCTGTGATGGACCAGACACAAGTCTGAGAAAAaagggataataataataataatagtaataataatcgtaataataatagtaataataatagtaataataatagtaataataatagtaataataatagtaataataatagtaataataataataataatagtaataataatagttataataatagtaataataataataataataataataataataataatttcgttccTCTTTCGCTCCgttcaatttattttcttctttggAAATGCGCGTGTTCCGAGCTGCTCGATTATTTAGACACCCGGAGTGACGGGAACTCGCGAGCCTCCCGTGGTAATGGTAATAAAGAGTCGCGGAACGTGCTCTGCAGATATGATACGCGCTAATTACGTAAGAGCCGAGGGGGGCAGCTGAGGCGCGGCTTCTTTTTATCTTCGCGATGAAAAGAAGATGATTAAGCGTCCGATGGCCAAGTGCCAAACGGTCCACCGTGAAACGGCGAAAAGAAAACGGGCAGGATCGCGGGTGGTATCGGCGTACGGGACTTGTCAGTACCACGGCGGTTTGATTTCTTTAAATCGCTACCGGATACCGATACCCCGTCACATCGTTCGATACCACGAATTCGCTTTACAATAAGCCTCGGGCTCGGCCGAACAGGCAAATACGCCTCGGAACGTCAGATCCGCGGAATATTTAGAGAAGTCTAGGCATCGGCGCGACCGGCTGCTTATTATAAATCGAAGAACGCTGAAACTCGAAGtgcttaaataaattaaaacgttTAACTACGATACGCTGCGTTAACGGAAGAGAATCAGGGAACTGTTTAAAATTCGAATATCTCTCGATCTACTCTGCAACTTATCTACAAAAGATTAGCCCTGCGGAGGGGCGAGTGGAAGTAATCCTAAACTGCAGGGACACGTAACTCGAGACTTTCTCGTGTTCCCGCGTTGAAGAAGAACGGTGGAGATGGGACAGGAGGAGGAGAGTGAAGTTGAATTTGCTATCCAGAACAGATCGCTTTACCAGGCAATAAATACTGTGCCCAGGGAAGGAAGGCGAATCGTTTGGATCCGTGCACCGATGCTGCTGGCCTTtgggctgctgctgctgctgtcggACGCCAGAGCTCTTCGTCAACGATCCAGCGCCCACTCCAGCAACTCCTCGTCCAGGGTCACGTCCAGCCGTGGCATTTCGGTCACCAGGATCCTGCAGGACGGCGAACTGGAGCGGGTGGTCCGCTGGCCAGGAATTTGCGCCAAGGAAACCGTCGTCAATTGGGGGTAAACAAATTCTACCCTAGAAACCAGGTTTCCTGGGACTCGCACGGTTCTACTGTTCCCTCTGTGAACTGTGTCACTCTGGAAAAGATCCTGCAGCTTTTGCCGGTATACTAACGTAATATCATTTGTATAGATTCGTTGGATAATCCAGGGGATGTTGGTATTGAAATAATAAAGCAATCTCTCCCAGATGACACAGTCCACTTTCCATTTCAATTAAACCGCGAATTAGCCGTTTCAATTAAAGCTCGACAGGATAGGTGAAGCTTCTTCGCGGAGTTCTCAAAGCTGAAAGTTACCCAAAATAGACCTGCTAAGTTATGAGATTCAAAGAACTGTCAGAAGTGTCGAGAGTGCTCTGCTACGTTCCCTATTCCGAACTCCCGCATTGAGAAGTATCTCTGGCCGATCGGCGGGCAAGTAAGTCGCAGGAGCGAAGGGTTAATAAGACGAGCGGCAGGGGTGGTTCCTCAGTAGCTTCCCGTCGGCCAGGCGTCCTGTGTTTTTTCGCCTGTCGAATACCAACGTCCGCCTCATCCTCTTTGTTAGAATAACATTTTCTCGGGCAGAAGCGGATCCCCAAGCATCCCCGGTCGCCGAGCCTCCCCTGGAAGTCGAGGAAGCTACTGTTGGCGGGCAAGCAGGAAACAATGCCGCCTTTCACCGCTGCCAATACGCGTGGGAGCGATGGCCGGTGCGGTGGTGTGCATTTACCATCGGTTTACCTCTTTCAAATACCTCCGTTACGAGCCGCGCCGCTGATACGGCCATCCGTTAGCAGTTTTTCTCGCCGCGTCCTCGTCAGGCGACGGAAAGCTCATAGAATTGCCCACAGCGCGCTAAATCGAGTCACTCACCTTGCTCCGATTCGGAAAAAAAGTCCCCACGCGTATTGGTAGCGGCTTCCGGAATACTTACGAGGTGATTTCTTTTCGCGATTGGGTtatttatgaataaattctgGAGTCTAGAGGAAGGATATTTTTGAAAGAAACGCGATCCCTCTGATTATTTCTCGAAATTCCACGAAGCTACGTTTCTCTTTTATTCGTTGAGGATTCGTGTCCTGGAAAGGGATAGAGTTGCTACTTTGATCGTCGAGATCtccttaattttaaattatattggACGGGGAATTCTCAGAGAGCGTTCCTCGAGGGCACATTCGAACGCGGTGCGAGCGTTTCCGCGAAAATCTCGGATCGAAAAACAATTTATCGCGTTCTCCAGCGGGCAGCGACCGCTAAGCCAAACCGAGGCCTTAAGCCGAGAAGCGGCAAGTTAAGTAAGCAAGGATTAGGGTGCTGGTAGCCGGAGCACCGAGGATGTTGTCCCGTAGGAAGCCCCGGCCAGCCGGTAGTTGTAACTCATCTGCTGATGCTCTCACGAGGATACCAGGGAATTCCACGACCGCGAAACGTCGCCTTGCACTTAAATCGGGGAAAGCCCTTTCGCTGTAACGAGAAAAGCACGAGCTGCCCGAGTTCTCATGATTCCTGCTACCACCGGGCGATCAATTTTTGATCGCGCGAACCTCCCTCCGCCTCCGCTACTCCGTCGAACCTTCCACTAGGCGAGATTCAATATTAAACGACCCATTTATACCTGTCATTCACAGATAAAAGAATACACAGGTCGCTTCGGTAATCCAGTGGGTACAACATAGAGCAAGGGTTTTTAACTCGGGGCTCACGTGCCCCCGAGGGGTTCTTAATTAAATCTTAATCGGAAGTTTCGAAGAGCCTCTCCGACGTAGATGGAACGACACTCGCATCTCTATTCCAGATGATATTTAAGCGAATGATCGCAGGAAAGATTAGAACCTGAATGCGCGCAGGAGTAACTTGTAAACCGTCCGGGCATCGATGATGATCGCGACCGCCCGGCTGATCCTAACGAATTTAGCGAGGCCGTCGAAGATGCTTATCGGCGCGTCGAAAATAAGGCGGGGGAGCATCAATCATAGGTGGGCTTTAATCAGCGCGTCGCGCCCGGTAACGCGTGCACGCCAAATCTACCGTGAATTTCTCGCCGTGTCCTGCATTATTCACGCGTCACGGTTCCCCGCTTTTTTCTTTCTGCATTCGGCGATCCCGTGCGAACATTCTCCCCCCGTTCGACGCGCACAGTCCCAAAACTATCAGCCCCATCGATTTTTCACCAAGCAGCGTACCGAGCAATCGCGACATTAAACGTAACTTTTTACGTCTCACTCGAATGCACGATCAGAGGACCTGTTTGTTATTCTGCCAGGCAAGGAGTAGTGGAAGGAACATTGTTAGATTGAATTTCGCAACGATATATGTCCCCGTTAGAGATACGGACGTAGCACTGAGGCAAGTCTGGCTGCAGGAGACGGGCAGAAGGTTGCAGCTGATATACGAGGGCGGCACTCTGGCCGACTGCGTGGACGAGCAgctggacgaggacgacgagaggTCCTGCGCGTCGAGTGGCCCCGCCGACGTGGATTACGATGACGAGGCGTCGATCGAGGTGTTCGAcgtggaggacgaggaggacgcttGGAGGATCCCGCAGGACCTCTCCTGGCTCTCGTCCACGTCCGAGCTGCGTCATCGGTGCGCTCGCGTGAGGGCCAGGGCGAGGAATCAAGTCGTCGCTCAGCATCGCCGCAGGTACGGTCGATAACGAGTTCGTTGACGGGCCTTAAGCCACTTTCCCACGCGCTGGCGAACTCGGATAGTTCACGGTTATTATTCCTCCAAGGAAAACGAGCGTCCCCCGCGAAAGTAGCTCGCCGGGGCCGACTTCTTAATCAAGCTCCCTCGTCGCACGTGTCGCGGCTTCTGCACCACGTGCGAGTTCCCATCGACTCGTTTTATTATCCTCGGCAACGGCAAGTAGTGACGCAACAGTAATGCCGGCTCGTTACACGCGCGATTACATAATGCACGAGGCGAAGATGGTGGAGGGCTGATTATAATTGAGGTGCGACGTGGAGGATCCAGCGTTAAATGCCGTTGCATATAGAAGTGCTGATTCTTTTGCGCAGGAAGCACGCGAACGCCACGAGCAGCGGCCGCAAGCAGAGGAGAGGCAGGAGCAGGTCGCGGAGGGACCTGCTGATGATCCCGGGGACACAATGGTGCGGGAGAGGCCACCGGGCCACCAAGTACACGAATTTGGGTGGATTCGGGTCGGCGGACGCCTGTTGCCGCAGACACGACACCGCTTGTCCCTTTTTCATTCCCGTCTTCGAGACTCGCTACGGCCTCTTCAACTGGGGCATCTCCAGCATGATGCACTGCGCCTGTGACGAACGGTACCCGCCATCTGTTCCATCGATTTTCAAGATACTATTATTTCTGCTACAGCAATTCGTGCTTTTCATTATTGAGCTTCTCTCTGTTAGGctcggtgcagacgagcggtctGCGTTCGTcgaaacgaacgcaaacataccgcttagtcagggccggcggaacccattatgcaagtaatgcgccgcataagggcgccagccgaagtgGGCGCTaaaactatatcgcagacttaataataaaggaatccaactcccatataaacgaaatgtaaatgtaattcttttttttattgtacctcgtaaaggcaaaacatatctatactattatataaagagagagccgatttttatgttcgcgcaaaactcaagacctattgaaccgatcttcctcaaattttaacacgttatttctgcatactctaggatgggcataggctatgtagcgtgtttcagaaacgcgttattaacatgtaatttatgcgtaaacattccatgtgtacggctgttttgcagaccacgtgacccgtgtatacgacagtctacttcgcgcgcgcatacgcatattcggcccgcgcgtACCTCGCTCGCAgtagtaccgtgatgtcaccaccagatggcaaagcttttagcgcgctttctcgctagagaagtggaataccgcggacatatatgttgaaatttagattctgattttataaaaaaaagttgttcttatttatttatcttttctgtaaaaatatccacgttcatctggattaggtagctataatgagctggaacaaatttcgtgacccccgagttttaccgttcgaatgtttttaggcgacaaaaacactttctactttatatattaagatacactggtaaatcctggacttataagagtgaatgttaccagaaggtttgcattgaattatgatccaggaattaactaagtaggtatgttaacttaggagaagttcaaataggagcgatggataatatttgccatcactgctccggcaggtgatgcgccacaacaattcatcctaatgtcagaaaatcattataccaagaatgttatcttctccgaaatattacgaagaaatcaagctctTTTtccaaatacttaatttccttaaaatatatttataaacatgaattagtcacgctaatatctcgggcgaagccgagatgggggacgctagttaaatagaaaacaggtgcaacaATTTAGGGGcggcaaaaattttcttgcataagggcgaaAACCATCCTCGCACCGGCCTTGCGCTTAGTAGCCGCAAAACTTTGCGTCCCgcgtgaactgcttcatataaatttatgttctgctaaaacgcgcgcgacagattgccgcaaaccgctcgtctgcgcCGGGCCTTATTGTTCCCTGTTACCCTAGTTTTATCAAAGATAGAGAATCTCCTGCTTTCAGGGGATTTTCCACCAGCACTCTTTCAACACCCTTCTTGTTTTCAGCTTTCGTACGTGCTTGAAGATGGCCGGCACGGCTTCGGCAAATTTCATCGGGAAGATCTTCTTCGACGTGCTGCGGACCAAGTGCTTCGTCCTGAAGCCGCAGAAGGTGTGCGCGAAATGGTCCTGGATGGGCAAGTGCCAGCGTCACGAGTACCGGAAGCAGGCCCACGTTCGCGACAATGTTCCTTATTAAAGCCCGTGACACGACGGGCGGGGGATGGTCGAGTATTCTTCTTCTGGAGATGTCAATACCAATTCTCAGGGGTGTAATATTTTATCGAGTATTTAACGACGCCTGGACGGGCGCGCTCGTAGAGAGGATCTAGGACGGGGGCGTGCTACCACCTTCGCCGTCTCATTTCTGTTTGCACGAACGACAATACGTAGGATCGCAATCGATAGGGAGACGTCGCGGGACTTTCTACGAATTCCCTgcgaatttttcttttatcgtaTAACCGACAGATCCAATCGAATAAGGGGGGCATTAAACGTGGTCACAATGTCGCGATGGCTTCGTTGGTTGCCTCTTCGGTTTGCAGTTACGTGGAGGAATACTCAATGCGCAGAAGTACAGACGGGATATACGTATCTCTGTTCACTTTCAGCTAATCGTAGGTGATACCGTATCCAGGTAATAATCGTGATGGTAACATCGATCAATCTTTCGATCTCGGATTTCCAAATTCCTGCGAAGataggcgatttcgatgattcgaCAATGCGAAGCGTAACGGTGCGTGCGATCGAACGAACTCGCGGTACTGTTCGAATTAGACAGGGTATAATTTCTATTATCTATACGCTAACTATGATGTAGCCGTTATCGCTCTAAAAGATgccaaataaattattctgtaGATAAAGTGTAATGAAACTATACATATCAAGTAGAGTAATTTTTCGAGCATGGGAAAACTGGGGACAAAGATTCGGTACGTTAAAACGTAGCTCGATCGGATCGCCATCCATGGTGGTTatttaaagaaggaaaaaagagaGACTGGGAGAAAGCTGCTGTTTCTCTAGAAATGTGAAGATCCACGATTTGCTATACTTCTTGATTTACTAAGTAGAGATCTAACAAAGTTTTTGCATGTATTTGGTATGTTTGTATTTATGTGCGAGTGCGGTATGCTGTCAGTATGTGTGAAAATGATGGGGGACGAGTCAACTatgctgtttttttatttttatttttattcgcaCTTTAAAACACACGAGTGGGCGCAACAGGTGTCGATCGGTGCATATCATTGAATTACTGGAAAATAACAATTGAGGAGCTtgcggcaagaggggtgcagctccgtcTTTACTAACTAGaataaattagaagaaactgtttataaaattattgctttcacttaacattaaaaaatatatattttcacacaataagttgtagttattgagttgataagttttctaTTCTATTTATCTGGAGCATTCTTATtgcgcaaaacagtaatgggtgcaaattcaaaatttgcaataaatcgctcatttgttgtcggatttttttttacatatgttACACGTCATGATTCAAAAAGTGTCGACAATGGAGCTGCAccactcttgctgcaaggtcctcaattttgTACCATTTTTTACACGAAGTATCTAACATTTCTTTAGGTTTTGAAATTCTCGCGACAATAGATACGGAAACTTTTGTACGAAACAATACTACTTGCATTTTGAAGCTTCAGAGCTCTCCTAATGTCGTTAccttcaattttgtgtacacttttttaagaaattgcaatataatataattacaaagtatatatatataaacataaaCGTATATATactgtataaacgaaaacaggcCACGCAGACTATCAACAGAAATGCAAGACCTAAGTATTAGGTCTGTACTAGTAGGTTTATTGctgtaaatatgtataatagGAAAACTGTACTACCATATTCAATAAAAGACGGCGCATACTATGgggataataattataataaagtcTTGTGAAGAACAATGACAGTTTCTTATACACTCAAGTACTTTTTcagttcttttattttgaattcaAACCCCAGTTTCCTGCGTTCCCGCGCATGCGTCGCTTCCGCCAAGTTAACTCCTAAAAAAAGGGCGGTTTATCGCATCCGAAGGATGAACGTGCGAGTGTTGCTGCTTCCTTTCGAATTCTCAAAATTCTGTGTTACAAGCTTTCGCTGCCAAACGTTAAACGTTATTTATTACGAAGGAATATTGGAAATAGCCTGAGGAGAAACTCCAGACAGTCGAGCATGAAGGTGCACGAGAACGAACTGAAGACGAAGCAAGGTACAATCGCTTGTTCCTCGACTGAATTAGATTTGGGGATCACTTTAAAAGGAGGTCAAAGTTTTAGGTAAACTATTAATTAATGTGACACTTATTTCCATATTACCTCGCGAGTTTAAACAGTATCAGTGATTTTATCCTACGATTCTGCGTTCTTCTAAGTTCTGTAGTATTAAAGTGGTTAATGCTTCCTTAGGTGGTTTCCTTGGAACAATGGATACAGGGGAGTATTCGATGGGTGCATTTGGACCCTCACGCAAAGTGACACGCATTTGTCTTACGTCGTGCATGGCCCACTTGTTGATTCGAGAAATTACGACGATGCTCTCTCTCGGTACTTCAGATTAGACGTGTCGTTGGAAGATCTATGTAAAAAGTGGGCTGCAGGGGACCAACAGTTTGAAAAGTCATTGAATCAAACGAACGGCGTTAGGATTTTGAATCAAGAAGTCGTTGAAAATGTATTCTCCTTCATATGTAGCTCGAATAACAATATACAAAGGTGGGTCAAAAAGAGTACTTCGACGTGTACACTAATTACATAATTGTATAATCCATTTAGGATATCAGGGATGGTGGAGAAGTTGTGCTCACTTTTCGGCGAGAAGATTTGCTCGTTGGAGGGCAAGGATTATTATAGTTTTCCAACTGTCGAGATGCTAGCGGGAGAAAACGTCGAAAAT
This region of Andrena cerasifolii isolate SP2316 chromosome 4, iyAndCera1_principal, whole genome shotgun sequence genomic DNA includes:
- the LOC143367850 gene encoding uncharacterized protein LOC143367850 isoform X1, whose amino-acid sequence is MSVLRREGRRIVWIRAPMLLAFGLLLLLSDARALRQRSSAHSSNSSSRVTSSRGISVTRILQDGELERVVRWPGICAKETVVNWGDTDVALRQVWLQETGRRLQLIYEGGTLADCVDEQLDEDDERSCASSGPADVDYDDEASIEVFDVEDEEDAWRIPQDLSWLSSTSELRHRCARVRARARNQVVAQHRRRKHANATSSGRKQRRGRSRSRRDLLMIPGTQWCGRGHRATKYTNLGGFGSADACCRRHDTACPFFIPVFETRYGLFNWGISSMMHCACDERFRTCLKMAGTASANFIGKIFFDVLRTKCFVLKPQKVCAKWSWMGKCQRHEYRKQAHVRDNVPY
- the LOC143367850 gene encoding uncharacterized protein LOC143367850 isoform X2, yielding MVWPHPPQGRKANRLDPCTDAAGLWAAAAAVGRQSSSSTIQRPLQQLLVQGHVQPWHFGHQDPAGRRTGAGGPLARNLRQGNRRQLGETGRRLQLIYEGGTLADCVDEQLDEDDERSCASSGPADVDYDDEASIEVFDVEDEEDAWRIPQDLSWLSSTSELRHRCARVRARARNQVVAQHRRRKHANATSSGRKQRRGRSRSRRDLLMIPGTQWCGRGHRATKYTNLGGFGSADACCRRHDTACPFFIPVFETRYGLFNWGISSMMHCACDERFRTCLKMAGTASANFIGKIFFDVLRTKCFVLKPQKVCAKWSWMGKCQRHEYRKQAHVRDNVPY
- the LOC143367850 gene encoding uncharacterized protein LOC143367850 isoform X3, with product MLLAFGLLLLLSDARALRQRSSAHSSNSSSRVTSSRGISVTRILQDGELERVVRWPGICAKETVVNWGDTDVALRQVWLQETGRRLQLIYEGGTLADCVDEQLDEDDERSCASSGPADVDYDDEASIEVFDVEDEEDAWRIPQDLSWLSSTSELRHRCARVRARARNQVVAQHRRRKHANATSSGRKQRRGRSRSRRDLLMIPGTQWCGRGHRATKYTNLGGFGSADACCRRHDTACPFFIPVFETRYGLFNWGISSMMHCACDERFRTCLKMAGTASANFIGKIFFDVLRTKCFVLKPQKVCAKWSWMGKCQRHEYRKQAHVRDNVPY
- the Ogg1 gene encoding 8-oxoguanine DNA glycosylase, translating into MKVHENELKTKQGTIACSSTELDLGITLKGGQSFRWFPWNNGYRGVFDGCIWTLTQSDTHLSYVVHGPLVDSRNYDDALSRYFRLDVSLEDLCKKWAAGDQQFEKSLNQTNGVRILNQEVVENVFSFICSSNNNIQRISGMVEKLCSLFGEKICSLEGKDYYSFPTVEMLAGENVENTLKGEKFGYRAGYIANAAKSLMIFGGEQWLLNLRRENDVPYAKAREKLITLPGVGPKVADCVCLMSLGHLEAIPVDTHIFQSARANYLPHLRQQKTVTPKIHEEISNHLRELWGPFAGWAQAIVFCAKINNTATTTSNKKRKGSRRKESPKKR